From a region of the Patescibacteria group bacterium genome:
- a CDS encoding HD domain-containing protein gives MDQKFQKIKEIVKKELSCSAHDIDHIMRVYNLCLRLAKNQDIDLDVLKAAALLHDIARVKEDDDPSGNTDHAILSSEMAVPILQELEFSGNRIKHIQDCIVSHRYRTGSEPKTEEAKILFDADKLDVVGAIGLARSFVWVGRNDAKIYQKVDIKEYIQDNLGGKINGRIQDKTKHSPQIEFETKWKFLIDKLHTEQAKKICRERITFLKDFLERLEKEIYGEL, from the coding sequence ATGGATCAAAAATTTCAAAAAATTAAAGAAATTGTTAAAAAAGAGCTTTCTTGCTCTGCTCATGATATAGACCATATCATGAGAGTTTATAATCTTTGCTTGCGCCTGGCAAAAAATCAAGATATTGATTTGGATGTATTAAAGGCAGCGGCTTTATTGCATGACATTGCAAGAGTTAAGGAAGATGATGACCCCTCTGGCAATACTGATCATGCGATATTAAGTTCAGAAATGGCAGTCCCAATTTTACAAGAATTAGAATTTTCGGGGAATAGAATAAAACACATTCAAGACTGTATCGTTTCTCATAGATATAGGACAGGAAGTGAGCCAAAGACGGAAGAGGCTAAAATACTATTTGATGCTGATAAATTAGACGTTGTGGGAGCCATTGGTCTTGCTCGTTCATTTGTTTGGGTCGGCAGAAATGACGCAAAGATATATCAAAAAGTGGACATCAAGGAATATATTCAAGATAATCTTGGCGGAAAGATTAATGGAAGGATACAAGATAAAACCAAACATAGTCCACAAATAGAGTTTGAAACAAAATGGAAATTTTTGATAGATAAATTACACACAGAACAAGCGAAAAAGATTTGCAGGGAAAGAATCACATTTTTAAAAGATTTTTTAGAAAGACTAGAAAAAGAGATTTATGGAGAGTTATAG
- a CDS encoding ribonuclease H-like YkuK family protein: protein MNNDQFQSPSRGKLNLEELTRELTSYIGDAPKIQHRIIIGTDSEGNGRVEFVTAIVIHRVGHGGRYFWQKSYKNNITALRHKIYEETNLSLLWAQELLKKLRESRGEDYLGDDLEIHIDVGEGGATRDLIKEVVGMVKGNGFNAKTKPESFGASSVADKHVK from the coding sequence ATGAACAATGACCAATTCCAGAGCCCAAGTAGAGGCAAATTAAATCTTGAAGAGCTAACCCGTGAACTCACTTCATACATCGGTGATGCGCCAAAAATACAGCACCGAATTATTATTGGCACTGATTCTGAAGGCAATGGCAGGGTTGAATTTGTGACCGCAATTGTGATTCATCGGGTTGGCCATGGCGGCCGCTATTTTTGGCAAAAAAGTTACAAAAATAATATTACGGCTCTGCGGCATAAAATTTACGAGGAAACTAATCTCTCTCTTCTTTGGGCCCAAGAACTTCTTAAAAAATTAAGAGAATCCCGGGGCGAAGATTATCTTGGCGATGACTTGGAAATTCATATTGATGTTGGCGAGGGAGGCGCTACCAGAGATTTAATTAAAGAAGTGGTCGGTATGGTCAAAGGCAATGGTTTCAACGCTAAAACTAAACCCGAGAGTTTTGGGGCGAGCTCTGTCGCCGACAAGCATGTTAAATGA
- the avd gene encoding diversity-generating retroelement protein Avd, with the protein MSPPQQVAINLPILQKTTTAYKLWHSFLPHIPRLSRYTLGAKIDTLFAEIVELILQAGYSSRDRKIETVNRASIKFDALKFFLQVAWEMKVLDNKKYAQLSMLLAEIGRMLGGWLKDLKKETPPNLIRGE; encoded by the coding sequence ATGTCCCCCCCCCAACAAGTGGCGATTAATTTGCCAATTTTACAAAAAACGACCACTGCCTACAAATTATGGCATAGCTTTCTGCCACATATTCCACGATTATCTAGATATACGTTGGGTGCAAAAATTGACACGCTCTTTGCTGAAATTGTAGAACTTATTTTACAAGCAGGATATTCAAGCAGGGACAGAAAGATAGAAACAGTTAACCGAGCTAGCATAAAATTTGACGCTTTAAAATTTTTTTTGCAGGTCGCCTGGGAGATGAAGGTGTTGGATAATAAAAAATATGCCCAATTATCTATGTTGTTAGCTGAAATCGGCAGAATGTTAGGAGGGTGGTTGAAGGATTTGAAAAAAGAAACTCCTCCGAACTTAATCAGAGGAGAATGA
- a CDS encoding DHH family phosphoesterase, whose product MENQVIIDKIKNSIDKASKILLVCHRNPDGDTLGAALSLAHFLETAKKGYALFCQDSPADFFRFLSKFEELIIGEIGLGFKTQTNSGHDLIITLDCGDIEQTGLPEFLANTKTPIVNIDHHITNTQFGDYNLVDADKASTTALLYQFFTKSQISISRNMATCLLVGLLTDTGNFSNPATNSESLAIAARLVARGAQIREINKYILQNKSIDVLKLWSRIFLRLQKISDFDLAWTVITQKDLAECGIDKKGLEGVANFLSKFSDSAITLILEELENKEIKGSLRTNQDFIDVSKFAKLMGGGGHAKAAGFRINGQLLETAGGWEIV is encoded by the coding sequence ATGGAAAATCAAGTTATCATTGATAAAATTAAAAACTCCATTGACAAGGCCTCAAAAATTCTTTTGGTTTGTCACCGGAATCCTGATGGCGACACCTTGGGCGCGGCTTTAAGCCTGGCTCATTTTTTGGAGACCGCAAAGAAGGGCTATGCACTTTTTTGTCAAGACAGTCCAGCTGATTTTTTTCGTTTTTTATCGAAATTTGAGGAATTGATAATTGGGGAGATTGGGCTGGGTTTTAAAACCCAGACTAACTCTGGCCATGATTTAATTATTACACTTGATTGCGGAGATATAGAGCAGACTGGCCTGCCAGAATTTTTAGCCAACACCAAAACGCCCATTGTCAACATTGATCATCATATTACTAATACTCAATTTGGCGACTATAATCTAGTTGATGCCGACAAAGCTTCAACCACTGCCCTGCTGTATCAATTTTTTACAAAATCACAAATAAGCATTAGTCGGAATATGGCTACTTGCCTTTTGGTCGGACTTTTAACAGACACGGGAAATTTTTCAAATCCGGCCACCAACTCTGAAAGTTTGGCGATTGCCGCTCGACTGGTTGCTCGAGGAGCCCAGATTAGAGAAATTAACAAATATATTTTACAAAATAAATCTATTGATGTTCTAAAACTTTGGAGTCGGATTTTCTTGCGTTTGCAAAAAATTTCTGATTTTGACTTAGCTTGGACAGTCATTACTCAAAAAGATTTAGCCGAGTGCGGGATTGATAAAAAGGGTCTGGAGGGTGTTGCTAATTTTCTAAGTAAATTTTCCGACAGCGCCATCACCCTCATTTTAGAAGAGCTGGAAAACAAAGAAATTAAAGGCAGTTTAAGAACCAACCAGGACTTTATTGATGTTTCAAAATTTGCTAAACTAATGGGAGGCGGAGGGCATGCGAAAGCGGCGGGATTCCGGATTAACGGTCAACTTTTGGAAACGGCAGGGGGGTGGGAGATTGTGTAG
- a CDS encoding reverse transcriptase/maturase family protein gives MKIQLPYKYCDVISVENLLLAWQEFILGKRNKPDVQKFSLDLMDNVLLLHHELANHSYEHGSYQAFNICDPKPRHIHKASVRDRLVHHAVYHLLYPFFDKTFIADSFSCRIGRSTHKAINRFREFAYQVSQNNTKTCWVLKCDAQKFFASIDQAILLKILQVYIPDRDIMRLLQKIIKSFTTAPYKGLPLGNLTSQLFANVYLNEFDQFVKHHLKVKYYIRYADDFVVLSSDRDWLRLQISLLQRFLEERLYLILHPQKILLQTLASGIDFLGWVHFPHHRVLRTTTKQRMMQRLKEHNAPETVQSYLGLLRHGNTFKMRQEVMNSAWLWSDLEFSGR, from the coding sequence ATGAAAATTCAGCTACCTTATAAATATTGTGACGTTATTTCAGTTGAGAACCTTTTGTTGGCTTGGCAGGAGTTTATCTTGGGCAAGCGGAATAAACCTGATGTTCAGAAGTTTTCTTTGGATTTGATGGATAATGTTTTATTACTTCATCATGAGCTCGCTAATCATAGCTATGAACATGGAAGCTATCAAGCTTTTAATATCTGTGACCCCAAACCAAGACATATTCATAAAGCCAGTGTCCGCGACCGTTTAGTTCATCATGCGGTTTATCATTTACTTTATCCATTTTTTGATAAAACATTTATTGCTGACTCTTTTTCTTGCCGGATTGGTAGGAGTACTCATAAAGCTATCAATCGATTTCGTGAGTTTGCTTATCAAGTCAGTCAAAATAATACTAAAACTTGTTGGGTATTAAAATGCGATGCTCAAAAGTTTTTTGCCAGCATTGACCAGGCAATACTTTTAAAAATATTGCAGGTATATATTCCTGACCGCGATATCATGCGTCTTTTACAAAAAATCATTAAGAGTTTTACAACTGCCCCATACAAAGGCTTACCGCTTGGTAATCTTACATCACAACTTTTTGCAAATGTTTATCTAAATGAATTTGATCAGTTTGTGAAGCATCATCTCAAGGTAAAATATTACATCAGATATGCGGATGATTTTGTTGTTCTTTCGTCAGACCGTGACTGGCTAAGGCTACAAATTTCTCTTTTGCAAAGATTTTTAGAGGAACGATTGTATCTGATATTACATCCACAAAAAATTCTACTTCAGACACTGGCCTCGGGCATAGATTTTCTAGGCTGGGTGCATTTTCCTCACCACCGAGTACTGCGGACAACAACTAAACAGCGAATGATGCAGCGGCTTAAAGAACATAATGCGCCAGAAACAGTGCAATCATATTTGGGTCTTTTGCGGCATGGTAATACTTTTAAAATGCGTCAAGAAGTGATGAATAGTGCTTGGTTGTGGAGTGATTTGGAATTCAGTGGTCGGTGA
- the clpP gene encoding ATP-dependent Clp endopeptidase proteolytic subunit ClpP has translation MHLIPTVIEKSTHGERAYDIYSRLLKERIIFLGDVINDVVANTVIAQLLFLESEDSKKDIKLYINSPGGSVTAGLAIYDTMQYVKCDVSTICVGLAGSMGAVLLSAGQKGKRFVLPNAEILLHQVMGGAEGQASDIKIRAEHILKIRDRLDQILVHHTGQPLSKIEKDTDRDYYMTADEAKKYGLVDRIIK, from the coding sequence ATGCACTTAATACCAACAGTTATTGAAAAATCAACTCATGGCGAGCGCGCTTATGACATTTATTCCCGTTTGCTTAAAGAACGAATTATTTTTTTAGGTGATGTAATTAATGACGTGGTGGCCAATACGGTTATTGCCCAGCTATTGTTTTTGGAAAGTGAGGATTCAAAAAAAGATATCAAACTTTATATCAATTCACCTGGCGGTTCGGTAACTGCCGGTTTGGCAATTTACGATACTATGCAATATGTAAAGTGTGATGTGTCTACAATCTGTGTTGGTTTGGCCGGCTCGATGGGCGCAGTCCTTCTTTCTGCCGGTCAAAAAGGCAAACGTTTTGTTTTGCCCAATGCCGAGATTTTGCTTCACCAGGTTATGGGTGGAGCCGAAGGCCAAGCTTCTGACATTAAAATTCGGGCGGAACATATTTTGAAAATTCGCGATCGTTTGGATCAGATTTTAGTGCATCATACTGGCCAGCCTTTATCTAAGATTGAAAAGGATACTGACAGGGATTATTACATGACTGCGGACGAGGCCAAGAAGTATGGATTGGTGGATAGGATAATTAAGTAG
- the rny gene encoding ribonuclease Y, with translation MVVDLVWIILVAAAIPSGVAFGYLLRRSIGYKQAGSVEKKAKETLDAAKQKQKELLYQAKEKALQILEDGKQEEAKRRQELLGIQKRLEKRESLFDQKLLEFEDRRQKLYDKAQRIEAIKKEIERIKEEQLEKIEIIAQLSREEAKKVLLENVEQEVKGDIVQRVKKLETVGSEEWEKEAKKLVSMAIERVAAAHTTETTTTTVSLPSDEMKGRIIGREGRNIKTIEQLTGTEIVVDDTPEVIVISGFSLLRRHLAKRALEKLILDGRIQPTRIEETIEQVKKELALDIKKSGEEAVYAVGIAGLDPKLIQLIGRLKYRTSYGQNVLQHSIEVAHLSALLASELGADVATAKKAGFLHDLGKAVDHEVQGTHPEIGKDLAEKFGLPEAVVIPIATHHEDMPPTLEAVIVKVADAISGARPGARKDTYEQYLQRLEELEDVAKSFEGVEKVYAIQAGREIRVFVSPQEIDDLKAVKLAKEIAGKIEQELKYPGEIKVTVIRENRIEEYAR, from the coding sequence ATGGTAGTAGATTTAGTCTGGATAATCTTAGTGGCAGCCGCTATTCCTTCTGGTGTTGCCTTTGGCTATTTGCTTCGTCGGAGTATTGGTTATAAACAAGCCGGTTCGGTTGAGAAAAAAGCCAAAGAAACCTTAGATGCTGCCAAGCAAAAACAAAAAGAACTTTTATACCAAGCTAAAGAAAAAGCATTACAAATTTTAGAGGACGGGAAACAAGAAGAAGCCAAACGTCGCCAAGAACTTTTAGGGATTCAGAAACGGCTTGAGAAACGGGAGTCATTGTTTGATCAGAAGCTTTTAGAATTTGAGGATCGCCGGCAAAAGCTATACGATAAGGCTCAAAGAATCGAGGCGATTAAAAAAGAGATAGAAAGAATTAAAGAGGAGCAGCTTGAAAAAATAGAAATAATTGCCCAACTTTCCCGGGAAGAAGCAAAAAAAGTGCTTTTAGAAAATGTTGAGCAGGAAGTTAAAGGTGATATTGTTCAGAGAGTTAAAAAGCTGGAAACCGTTGGCAGTGAGGAATGGGAAAAAGAAGCCAAGAAATTAGTGAGCATGGCGATTGAACGAGTGGCTGCTGCTCATACAACCGAAACCACTACCACTACAGTTAGCCTGCCTTCTGATGAGATGAAGGGGCGAATTATTGGTCGGGAAGGCAGAAACATTAAAACCATCGAGCAATTAACCGGCACCGAAATTGTTGTTGATGATACCCCGGAAGTAATTGTGATTTCCGGCTTTAGTTTATTGCGCCGTCACTTAGCCAAGCGGGCCTTAGAAAAACTAATTTTAGATGGCCGAATTCAGCCGACCAGGATTGAAGAAACCATCGAGCAAGTGAAAAAAGAATTAGCTCTTGATATTAAAAAATCCGGCGAGGAAGCGGTTTATGCGGTTGGTATCGCCGGGTTGGATCCCAAACTAATTCAACTCATTGGTCGGCTTAAATATCGCACCAGCTATGGCCAAAATGTATTGCAGCATTCGATTGAAGTGGCCCACCTTTCCGCATTGTTAGCTTCTGAACTTGGTGCTGATGTGGCCACTGCGAAGAAGGCGGGTTTTTTGCACGACTTAGGCAAGGCTGTGGATCACGAGGTTCAGGGTACGCATCCGGAGATCGGCAAAGATTTAGCGGAGAAATTTGGCCTGCCCGAGGCTGTGGTTATTCCTATCGCTACTCATCACGAAGATATGCCGCCAACTTTGGAAGCGGTGATTGTTAAAGTAGCTGATGCTATTTCCGGAGCTAGGCCAGGCGCCAGAAAAGATACTTATGAGCAATATTTACAGCGATTGGAAGAGCTGGAAGATGTGGCTAAGTCGTTTGAAGGAGTGGAAAAAGTTTATGCTATTCAGGCTGGCCGGGAAATTCGGGTATTTGTATCCCCCCAAGAAATTGATGATTTGAAAGCCGTGAAATTAGCCAAAGAAATTGCCGGAAAGATTGAGCAAGAGCTAAAATATCCCGGTGAGATTAAAGTGACGGTGATTCGGGAGAACAGGATTGAAGAGTATGCCAGATAG
- the metK gene encoding methionine adenosyltransferase: MPNKISAVGRPASGWKTAESVTEGHPDKLCDQISDALLDAYITQDPESRVAMEAFGCHGVIMVGGEVTSKGEVDAEAIAKQVYKDVGYADTPKIWTRIVKQSPDIAQAVDTGGAGDQGIMYGYATNETEEYLPLGVVLSHKLTRGLAQLRKTNPDFAWLGPDGKSQVTLNNNKIKTVLVSTQHSEVINQREIKRRLTEMLIRPLIGDISDVEILVNPTGKFVLGGIHADTGLTGRKIMVDTYGGLIPQGGGCFSGKDPSKVDRSAAYMARHIAKNIVASGQAKECLVSLAYAIGRAEPVMIDVDTFNEQDLSEYVKEKYDLTPRGIIEYLDLRKPIYRDTASYGHFGNPKYSWEKIV; the protein is encoded by the coding sequence ATGCCAAACAAAATTTCGGCCGTAGGCCGACCAGCCTCTGGCTGGAAGACCGCGGAGAGCGTGACCGAAGGTCACCCAGACAAGCTCTGCGACCAAATCTCTGATGCGTTATTAGACGCATACATCACCCAAGACCCCGAAAGCCGGGTGGCTATGGAAGCTTTTGGCTGCCATGGCGTTATTATGGTCGGCGGCGAAGTCACCTCCAAGGGCGAGGTTGATGCCGAGGCAATTGCCAAACAAGTTTATAAAGATGTCGGCTATGCTGACACGCCAAAAATTTGGACGCGCATTGTTAAACAATCGCCAGACATTGCCCAAGCCGTTGATACTGGCGGCGCTGGCGACCAGGGTATTATGTACGGTTATGCCACCAACGAAACCGAGGAATATTTGCCTTTAGGGGTTGTTCTCTCCCACAAGCTAACGCGAGGCCTGGCACAGCTCCGAAAAACCAATCCTGATTTTGCTTGGCTTGGCCCGGATGGAAAATCTCAAGTAACACTCAATAATAACAAAATCAAAACAGTTCTTGTATCTACCCAGCATTCAGAGGTCATTAACCAGAGAGAAATCAAACGCCGTTTAACCGAAATGCTTATCAGGCCTTTGATTGGCGATATCTCTGATGTTGAAATTCTAGTCAATCCAACAGGCAAATTTGTACTGGGCGGCATCCATGCGGATACCGGGCTCACTGGCAGAAAAATTATGGTTGATACTTACGGCGGCCTGATACCTCAAGGCGGTGGCTGTTTTTCCGGCAAGGACCCCTCTAAAGTTGATAGAAGCGCGGCTTACATGGCCAGGCACATTGCCAAAAATATTGTTGCTTCTGGCCAGGCTAAGGAATGTTTGGTGAGCTTAGCTTATGCTATCGGCCGGGCCGAACCTGTTATGATTGATGTTGATACTTTTAATGAGCAGGATTTAAGCGAATATGTAAAAGAAAAATATGACTTAACACCCAGGGGTATTATTGAGTATCTTGATTTACGTAAACCCATTTATCGCGATACTGCCAGCTACGGTCATTTTGGGAATCCGAAGTATAGTTGGGAGAAGATCGTGTAA
- a CDS encoding DUF362 domain-containing protein, whose translation MNNEAHYRSLRQPTFMPNPKVSIIKGNNRYQNIADSLNLIKNEVQEQIQDKQNIIIKPNFLYDDKPNAATNVQAVKATIDFVQQFTNQQITIAEAPFSGTVEGAVKNFNYDKELADYNIKYLDLNEEPTEDIEVPVTENELAKLKIAKPILESDFRISVCPPKTHDTVILTLGIKNLIVGSIISKDATLGHNSRGEIHGGYYKTNKILFELLKIIPPNLTVIDAWQVMEGDGPSHGQMADMGLALASLDPAAVDSVMAYLMGFDPDDIGYLYFVGADCNPPLGTNQLDKIEIIGNIDLQLERKKFEPHPDYERQLGWRDGLSS comes from the coding sequence ATGAATAACGAAGCTCACTATCGTTCGCTTCGTCAGCCCACCTTTATGCCCAATCCAAAAGTCTCAATCATCAAAGGCAATAACCGCTATCAAAATATAGCAGATTCTTTAAATTTAATAAAAAATGAAGTCCAAGAACAAATCCAAGACAAACAAAATATCATCATCAAGCCAAATTTTCTTTACGATGATAAGCCAAACGCGGCTACTAATGTCCAAGCAGTAAAAGCAACTATTGACTTTGTGCAACAATTCACAAACCAGCAAATCACAATTGCCGAAGCCCCATTTTCTGGTACTGTTGAAGGGGCAGTGAAAAATTTTAACTATGATAAAGAACTGGCTGATTATAATATTAAATATCTAGATTTAAACGAAGAGCCAACTGAAGATATTGAAGTTCCCGTCACCGAAAATGAATTAGCCAAACTTAAAATTGCAAAACCAATTTTAGAAAGCGACTTCCGAATTTCAGTTTGCCCGCCGAAAACTCATGATACTGTAATTCTCACCCTGGGTATTAAAAACCTGATTGTCGGCAGTATTATTTCTAAAGATGCTACGCTCGGCCATAACTCGCGCGGTGAAATTCACGGCGGTTATTATAAAACCAATAAAATTTTATTTGAACTTTTGAAAATTATTCCGCCAAATCTTACAGTCATTGACGCTTGGCAAGTTATGGAAGGAGATGGGCCGTCGCATGGGCAAATGGCTGATATGGGATTAGCGCTCGCTTCGCTTGATCCAGCAGCCGTTGATTCAGTAATGGCCTATCTCATGGGATTTGACCCGGATGATATTGGTTATTTATATTTTGTAGGGGCGGATTGCAATCCGCCCTTGGGAACAAATCAATTAGATAAAATTGAAATTATTGGTAATATTGATTTACAATTAGAAAGGAAAAAGTTTGAGCCACATCCGGATTATGAAAGGCAGTTAGGGTGGAGGGATGGATTATCATCCTAA
- the murI gene encoding glutamate racemase, translating to MRKENIRNPIGIFDSGFGGLNILKEIIKGLPEYDYIYLGDTARTPYGARSQEVIRNFTEEAVGFLFKRNCQLIILACNTASSEALRKIQREYLPKNYPNRRVLGVIVPAAESAVVRTNNNCIGVIATESTVRSKAFEKEVKKLNPQIEVFQEACPLLAPLVENGEENSGVTELAIRNYLSPLLRKNIDTLILGCTHYGILEDKIRKIVGPGINLVSEGAVVADKLKDYLQRHKELDDEISRNAGAEFFTTDLTDKFQILGSKFFGKRILPKRAKLG from the coding sequence ATGAGAAAAGAGAATATAAGAAATCCAATAGGAATTTTTGATTCTGGCTTCGGCGGATTAAATATCTTGAAAGAAATAATTAAAGGATTGCCAGAGTATGATTATATTTATTTGGGCGATACGGCAAGAACGCCATATGGCGCGCGTTCGCAGGAGGTAATACGCAATTTTACCGAAGAAGCGGTAGGGTTTCTTTTCAAAAGAAATTGTCAATTAATAATCTTGGCTTGCAATACTGCTTCAAGCGAGGCTCTTCGTAAAATCCAAAGGGAATACTTGCCAAAAAACTATCCAAACAGGAGGGTTTTAGGAGTGATTGTCCCGGCGGCAGAATCAGCAGTCGTAAGAACTAATAATAACTGTATAGGTGTTATCGCTACCGAGAGTACTGTCAGATCAAAGGCCTTTGAAAAAGAGGTGAAAAAGCTTAATCCCCAAATAGAGGTTTTTCAAGAGGCCTGCCCTTTGCTCGCGCCCCTAGTAGAGAACGGCGAAGAAAACTCCGGGGTAACCGAATTAGCTATTCGCAACTATCTTTCTCCGTTGCTTAGAAAAAACATTGACACTTTGATTCTGGGTTGCACGCATTATGGCATATTAGAGGACAAGATTAGGAAGATTGTCGGACCGGGCATAAACCTTGTCAGTGAAGGAGCGGTGGTAGCTGACAAACTTAAAGACTATTTACAAAGGCACAAAGAGTTAGATGATGAGATTAGCAGGAATGCCGGCGCAGAGTTTTTCACTACTGATTTGACTGATAAATTTCAGATTTTAGGCAGCAAATTCTTTGGAAAAAGAATTCTGCCAAAAAGAGCGAAGTTAGGATAA
- a CDS encoding ribosome-binding factor A: MTKRIPQVNSLIKQELGKIFLEELEWPEGVLVTIIQVETTRDLREARVWISVLPIDKSQAVLKVLYGNAKNLQRILHGRLVMKPLPKLRFDLDTTEEKAGKMDKLLGELS, encoded by the coding sequence ATGACTAAGAGGATTCCACAAGTTAATTCTTTAATCAAACAAGAACTGGGAAAAATATTCCTTGAAGAATTAGAATGGCCGGAAGGCGTGCTGGTAACCATTATCCAAGTGGAAACCACTCGTGATTTGCGAGAGGCAAGGGTTTGGATTAGCGTTCTGCCAATTGACAAGAGTCAGGCAGTTTTGAAAGTATTATACGGGAACGCAAAAAATCTTCAAAGGATTTTACACGGAAGACTGGTGATGAAGCCTTTGCCCAAGCTTAGATTTGATTTGGATACAACCGAAGAAAAGGCGGGGAAGATGGATAAGTTGCTTGGAGAGTTGTCGTAG
- a CDS encoding HU family DNA-binding protein: MNKFQLAERIADKVGISKKAAEQAVEVFLGTVIKAMKNGDKVSLTGFGTFEARVRHARTGVNPQNPSEKIQMPEILVPKFKAGKTLKDTLKNRGE, from the coding sequence ATGAACAAATTCCAACTCGCCGAACGTATAGCTGATAAAGTTGGTATTTCCAAAAAAGCGGCTGAACAAGCAGTTGAGGTTTTTTTGGGCACTGTTATTAAAGCCATGAAAAACGGTGACAAAGTGTCTTTGACTGGTTTTGGTACTTTTGAAGCCAGGGTGCGGCATGCTCGGACTGGCGTGAATCCTCAAAATCCCAGCGAGAAAATTCAGATGCCAGAGATACTAGTGCCAAAGTTTAAAGCCGGCAAGACCCTAAAGGACACTTTGAAGAATAGAGGAGAGTAA